The Nicotiana tomentosiformis chromosome 2, ASM39032v3, whole genome shotgun sequence genome includes the window CGCCGTTATTGTGACCATTTCTTTGAGGGACTTTTGCAACTCTTCGTTGATACAATGAAGCTTTTAATTTTGATCCACAATAATTTGTGCTTGAGTATGCTTGCTATACCtatattcaaatatttaaaaataatccTATTATTCAAGTAGATTGGAAAGACTTTGAAAGGTGTTTATTCAGTTACGATTGTATGTCTTGCATGGTTTTGGTGCTTTCTCTTCACAAGAAATACAAtgtaaatttttgaaaaaagaaagaagaaaaactaCAGTGAAATGGAAAAATTGCATAAGCTTCATGCAACAGTCACTGAATCACGACATACCCATATTTTAACATCAAAACATCTAAATTAattctctttccttcttccaagAGTGGCTTATTATAAAGATCACAATTGTTCAACGGATACTCTCCATATGATTGAATCAAGGATGAGATTTTGTTATCATATACTAAAATGAAAAGAATGGCGTGCAGCTTCCCTTTGATCAGTTTCAAAACCCATGCACGTTTTAAAACAGCTGGAACGACCGCTGTGAACCTTACTCTCATTATTGTTCCCATATTGATCACACCTTTACTTAACAAGGTTAGCCtctcctttttttccttttctttctctgGAGGTTAGCCTTTCCTGGTTAACCAAAAACGTGCCTttatctttccttttttttttctttttgggacATTTGGTTATGGTCCCTCGTAACACCGGACATACAAACAGCAGAGACGAATTTAAGGAGGTTCTTGTGGACTTTGTGTATGTTGGGTGTGCGATAGCTGATGAACATATcgagaaactatatataaggagTAGGGATCTCTTAGGTGTAACATCTTTTGGGAAAAATCGTGCAGGATGTTGTTGGAGTTAATTTCTCTGCCGGAATTTCACAAGAAGAAGCAGCTAGAGATGGTGGAGGAGTGACCTAAATATTATCGATCTATTTTGACTAGAATATGATTAGTATGTTTGTATCTGAAAGGAGCCAAGGACTTATTATGTTTTTGGGCTGAAGATGTTTTGGTCCAACTGGGTCTTTATTCATTTGGGCTTACCACTTGGGCTCAATATTATTTCTTGGACCTTCCAAAAGACACATGAAGAATATTTCCAGATTTATTCACTGTAAATTCTttatttatatttgtatttatctGATAGTTAGAAGGCAGCAAATTGTATAGGCACAACTGTCATAATTAATTATTAGAAGATTCCTTTATTTTGCCTATATACACGAGCTGTACAGAGAGTTTTTTCATTCAATACACAGAAAATTGAATCAATTCTTCCAGAATTCTTCTCTCCTTTAAAGATTTTTCACAGGCTTAGTCCAAAGCAGACAATATCATACCATATTAAGAGTATCTTCGAGCTGGTTGAGCACAACAATAAACCCAATAAAATCCCACAACTGGGGTATGTTATCTCCTTACCCCTATCTAGAAAAAGTTTAAGTTGTATAAAAGATCATTCTGAACCCACCTATTCAAGCTCCTAGATTCTCCTCTAAAACAGATGCAAGGTTTAGGTAATAAATAGATGATAAACGTGCAATTTGATTTATTAATCTAATTCATTCTTTGTATCTTTATCAAAGGACTTGAGTAAACCATATGTGATAGCCATTGAAATCCACCCTCCAAGTAAAACTCTCATAGCAGATATCTTCACTGATGAACCACCAAGATAAGCCCCAATTCCACCAAATAAACACAAAGCCAAAGATGCTACAATCACCATCACAGCAATTCTGATTCTGTTTTCAGCCACCACCAGTGCTGGCACCATAGGAACAAAGGCTCCAAACAGAAAAGCCAGGGATGAGGCAACAGCAGCCTTGAACGGATTAGGCAGTGGCTCTACCCTGTCATTTTCCAGCTGTTTTGACTCCTCCATCATCGTTCGTTTTGCATCAATTTCCATAACTTTTATCATAGGAGATTTTGCAGGTGCTAAAGCAATATAGGACTGTATTTGCACAGGTGATTCATATAGCAGCTTTCCACCTTGTGTTGAAGTCGCTAATATATTGTGAAAGGACATGGTGGCGTCTCCTTGCTTGGTTTCTTCAATAGTTGGACTGCTGCAAACTATCTGAATCTTTGTTTTGTATCCACCATCATCTCCTTTTAACTCGTTCTCTGACCTACAGTTGTCAGCAATGGACTTTGCAATGTCTCGTTGAGTTGATACAGAGACAAACTCTCCAACAGCCATGCTACAGGCACCTGCAAAAGCTCCAGCAAATCCAGAAAGTACCATAGACCATTGATCTTGATCTTTAGCTGCACCAACACCAAGCATCAAGGACGTAGTGGAAAGCAATCCATCGTTTGCTCCTAAAATTGCTGTTCGAAGCCACTGAGCTCGCTCTAGTTTCTTTGAAGTTTTCTCTTCTTGGACAGTTGCATGAGGCTCTTTCTTAGCATAATTCTCAATTGACTGAGGAGAATCCATGATTTAATGGATGTGGAGTGTGGCTTTTAGCTGTAGGCACACTCGTAACGTGTGGAAGCAACATGTAGGAACCCAGTTCATAAAGGATGAATATTGAGACCAAGACTCATAGTTACTTAGGTGGCACCGTGGAAAAAACAAAGCTGATACGTTAAAACCCAGAAGAACCAACATAAGCACATACGTGTTCTTCTGAATGCTTTACTTATGCCAAGAAGGAGACATCAAACTATACAGACAACAATCAAAATGCAAATAAATTAAGTGTATTGTTTCTTGCTCCAATTAGAGGCAACCAGAGCATCACTTTGTGTTGTTCTAGATGGGACTTCATCCAAACCAAATTATAAGATTCATTCTAACCGACTAGCCTCTTCGCTCAATATGTAGAGAAAAGCAATGTATAGTGATGTAGATGGATTCTTTTCCCAGTATGGCATCCTCACCTGGGGCACCGTATAGTAGCTTAGTCTGTGGGGAAAAGAGTAAATTCAGAGCCCCCTTCGATCCCTGCCCCTGCAATTAAGGCATGCAGCAAAGGAGCCGCTTGAATGGCTGCCTCATGCAAACCAAACTTACTGATCTGATGGGAATCTACTATGCATATTCCCCACATACTTAAGCACAAACGTTGGCGAACTGCTCATACTGCTCACTTCCATCTAAGTAGGCCTACCAGCGAAGCAATAGGTACTTGATCGGGCAGTTAGTGAAGCTAGACCGGGAAGTGGGGTATCATCCCTTCCCAAGAACCAATTAGTTTGAGAGCAAGCACTATACATTTTTTTCAAAATTCTATTTATTAGAGTTCAACTTAAAGTAAATACTCTGTGAAGTGAAAGCCTCATGCTCCTTAAGTCTGTTTAGTGATGGACTAGATAGAAAGTTAGAGGTTTACCAAGGTCGATAAGTTAATACTTAAGAAGCAACACTAGACAGGTTGATAACTTACATAAGACGAGTCAAATGGTCAGCCAGTAGCTTGTCTAACCACAAGCCGGTAAACTGATTTATCCAAATGAGAGATGGAAATTGTAACGTCTGGTGATCCAAGACTTTTAGACAAGTAGTTAATACAAAATTGATAATTCGGAATGGCAAATATTTAGAAGACAGGATTTTGTACACTTGTGTCGCCTAGAAAGATCAACTCAAGAAAATGTCCATTTGACATAATGATGTTTTCGGCAACAACCCCCAAAGACATCTGAAAAATGCATTTTAGATGCTGCAGATATCACCTAAAAATCATATATAAGATGTTACATATACCCATCCCTGCGGTCTTGCTCCTCTGCCTCCTTGTTAGCAACTTCAACAGATTTGAACCAAAGGTATGCCTGGATAACATTCTAGTCAGCTAAAATGAACATAGAAACATCcacttttattgatttatgagaAGTTGTATTTTTGAACCACAATGTAACTAATAACAAAGTCCGATCATTAAGAAAAATTTTCATTGGTTCCTCAGTCCTATTAAAAAAAGTTGTTTGCTTATAattcaaatataaaattaattacccATTATCTCAAAATGTGGAAAAACAGGCAGTAAAGCACATACAAGTGTATTAAAGACAGAACTTGCAAATAGTTCCGAAACTTAACAAAAATTGCAGGAACACATGGATAGAGAAGTATTTATATAAACTTACAGAAGTGGGAATTCCAGTGAAAGCAAAGAACCCAAGCACAGGAGCATAAAACACACTATCTGagcccaaaactccaaatacaGGTTTCTGATTCACGTACTCAAAAACAGAACCAATCTGCACTCATAACCCAATAAACAAAACCCATCAAGAATTAAAagatcaatttttttttataaaaaaagttGAAGATAAAGAATTCACCGCTGCAATTGCTGTGACAGCAGAAGCAAGCAAATAAACAATAAAGGGAACTTGAAAAGTTGAAGAATCTTTCTGGGATTCATTTTTAGCCCAAGGGGGTGGCTCATCTGAATCGGGTTTAGCCCATGTGGGAACTGATGGGTCTTTTTCTTCTTCAGTAGCAGCCACAATTCCAAGCTTACGACTTGCAAGTGATTTTCTGTTTCTCTTGAAATAACCAGAGGAAGAGAGTGGAATTGAATTGGGCAGGCATAGGTTGATTGTTCTTGAGGTGTGGATAATGAGTGAAGGGGAATTGCAGAGAGATGAAGAAGATAATAATGTCACCATTTTTTTCTTTGATGTGTGGGCAGAAGAGATATTTATGGCTTACAGTGTATTAGTTTACAAGGCATTGTGAATTGTGTGAACTGTTGCTGTGTATATTTTCATGGTGGAATATGGCTACGAGCTGGGAATAAGAGATAGAGTTCACTCAAAAAAATCTCTCCTTTTTCCTGAAAACAAAATTGTATTTTCAAGAAAACTACTGGTAGGGACCGACATATTGGGAAAAAGAAATTGTGTATCCGCATGTGAAATATGTTCTTATCCTTTATTTTATAGAACATTTCATGTGTTTCAAATTGATATTAACCTACCTATGTAtgtctatctatattatattaaaaatatgaatgctagtttattttttttatttttttaaaataaatttcatactaaacaaaatagtcattttaataatttttctcatatttagaaataattatttaattatttttctaatatttaagatttcAAAATTAACTAAATTTATATTAATGTTTCCTTACTTAAATTTTATAAAGTATTTATAATTCAATCAATCACTATTCTCTTGAATTACCTATTAATAATACGTCAAATCATATTAACGTGCATACAATTAAAATAAAAACTTTTATAACTTAAAGAGGCTTAGTCTACAACAAACATAGGAAATCTTGTTaaaaaaatacttcattttttccatcacaagaattaaaagaacaattttaactTTTACCTTCCAAAGAATTAGATTGCATGGGCAATCTTTAACTCCAAATGACTTCCTTTTTGAAAAGAAGATAGAgttcttgtattttttttattgaaaaggtaaaaataaaaaaattacaaaagtcagaataaaaaatatatattgtagaataatttaaagtcttaaatatttAGTTCATCCATAGTTTAAAATACTAATGTCATTATGTATATAAATTATAACTAAATTCATATTAATTTGAACTCCTTTCCTACTCAATCaatattttcttctctttatcgATTTTTTGAATAATATTTGAAAACTACACTAAGTAATTagaaaaaataactaaataaataGTTAAGAatataagagagagagagagagagagagagagagagagagagagagagagagagagagagagagattgagaAAAGTCAATAACACTGATGGTTCTTCAATCACAAAGATCCAAAAATAAAATGTtgatcaagtatatatatatggagttaaTGATAGAAATGCAAGTGATTATACATCATTCTTGATACAGTTAAGCATTTAAAAGTTGGAATGAGCTAAAATTAAGAATTCGAAGTGTTTGAATTAATTGATTAACAAAAGAATTCAATCCAATTCTGTTACAAATCACCATATAAGTAAATCATCTTTCAAATTGACAAATAGTTTACATAAATTTGCGCCCTTAAGAAAAGAATTAACATTgaaagaaatttaaaaaatagagaaaaatcgACTATCATATAGTTAAATTGCTATTCATTTAACTAAATAGAATCaatatttatcatttaacttataatttttttattttataactcaaacacgactatcaatataatatttatgtgatACTAAAAAAATTGTACTCATTGCGCGTACCTaaaaactagtactatattaaaaacacAAAGGCGTTAGCGAAATGTCGATCGtcatttttaccttttaaaaatacaattcaaattggacaaaatagtcatttagttATTTCTcaaatatttagaaataattatttaattaattctctaatatttaggattagttatttaattattttcctacttTTTAGAACTTTGATTTTTCAATTCCTTTTACTTTTAGAAGTCCTTATTTTCAACTCCAATGAAATTTACGAGTACTAAATTTCAAGTATTTTCAATTTATATTAGGGAAGTTTCACCACTTTATACTGTTTTTAGAtttaggaaaaaaaaaattagtaaatgAAATTTTCGTCACTTTCAGCTCTATTTAGTTTTAGATAGAGGATGAACAAGATAACTATATTAAAACAGTGAAGGGCTTCATATCAACAAAATGGTATAAAACTCAAGCTATATAATTTTGGTTTTGGCATTCTACAAAAATTATGTATCAAAATACAAATACACATTCTAAAAACACTATAATTAGATATAAATTATCTCAATATTTACAATTATTATAACCATTAACTCAATATCAAGTTCTAGAGATACTTTCAAAATGACACTTAACAATTGCGCGTCAATTATACGTATagtatttatataattttaaaagtttatactCATTGATACGGGTTACACGCGCAAAGCACGTATTCTATGACTAATTCCCTTAAAAGATTAATTACAACAATTTCATTACATATTTCAAATATTAGCAAATAAGGCCAATGTCATGGTTTTTAAgatattaaaattttcaatatATTGGTAGCTATACTCGAATTTATCAAGATTCATTTGATAGACTACTTCATTGTTGATCTTATTGTATGTGAAATTGCCGTATGAAAAGGACCTACATGCATGATGACGAAGAAATTAGCCTTCATGACCTTTCACAATTATACTACTTCTTTCGGTCTTAAATTATTTGTCGTTTTCTTTTTTACACGTCTCTTAAGAAAAATATACATTAAATAGAAGGGGTTTTGGactattttacccttatttatgccttaaaatataaatttttttcattgaatattactttatttatgtgCTATCTATATCTTCAAGAATAATTACTATTAaaagtaaaattaaaaaatataattaattttgtcttgagcttttaaaatgataaataatttgagacaactatttttaaaATCACGACAGATAATTTGAGATGGAGGGTATGATCAAGTGATAAATTAAGATAAAGATCAATGATAAATTAAGATAAACATAAATAATAATTGAATCatgtttaaaattaaaattttttccttcctatacaatatttgaaacttatttataaaaattatccaagttTTGTATATTActcgtgtaacgacccgaccggtcgttttaagaaaATTAGCCTTGAACCCCTATTTACTGTTCCCTctaatttatttttggattttgtgacttgccaggaagatttttttttggtttcggagtgaaatgggacacata containing:
- the LOC104093549 gene encoding vacuolar iron transporter homolog 4-like, translating into MDSPQSIENYAKKEPHATVQEEKTSKKLERAQWLRTAILGANDGLLSTTSLMLGVGAAKDQDQWSMVLSGFAGAFAGACSMAVGEFVSVSTQRDIAKSIADNCRSENELKGDDGGYKTKIQIVCSSPTIEETKQGDATMSFHNILATSTQGGKLLYESPVQIQSYIALAPAKSPMIKVMEIDAKRTMMEESKQLENDRVEPLPNPFKAAVASSLAFLFGAFVPMVPALVVAENRIRIAVMVIVASLALCLFGGIGAYLGGSSVKISAMRVLLGGWISMAITYGLLKSFDKDTKNELD
- the LOC104093548 gene encoding uncharacterized protein, giving the protein MVTLLSSSSLCNSPSLIIHTSRTINLCLPNSIPLSSSGYFKRNRKSLASRKLGIVAATEEEKDPSVPTWAKPDSDEPPPWAKNESQKDSSTFQVPFIVYLLASAVTAIAAIGSVFEYVNQKPVFGVLGSDSVFYAPVLGFFAFTGIPTSAYLWFKSVEVANKEAEEQDRRDGYM